A segment of the uncultured Desulfobulbus sp. genome:
TTCAAGACTGTCTCGACCTCCACCCCGGCGAGGAATTCAAGCCCCGGCTTGACCATGAAATTAGGGAACGTGATCTGTTCCTCCTCTTCTGGTCGCACAACTCCAGCCAGTCGCAGTGGGTCCAGTGGGAACTCACGACCGCACTTGCGGAAAAAGGGGAAGAGGCCCTGCAAATTCATCCCCTGGATCCCGGAATACAACCACCGCCCGGCCTGGAACAATACAACATCGGCAGCGTGGTCATGTGGGTCCGCAAGGGATATGAGGCGGTGCAGCGGGAACAGGGACGCCTGCCATAATGGGTCCTGTTTCACCACACCGTAATCAACGACCAGCCTTGCAGAAAAGAGGGCAAACTTATGTATCCTACGATATTTCTTCCTTGAACAATAAAGAATGGCAAAGGCAGATGGAGAGACGTTGACTGTTGTGGGGGACAACTCCCGGGAGGTTTCAAATGATCGTGAAACGAGGAAGCAAGGGCGAGGTGGTGCGGGCGATTCAAGAACGGCTCAGCATCGAGATCGATGGGAAATTCGGTCCCGAAACCGACAAGGCGGTGAAAAAATTTCAAGAAGCGCATGGGTTGCTCGTTGACGGCAAGGTCGGCCCAATCACCCTGGCCGCACTCGCCATCGTTCCCGAGGAGATCCTGGCAACCGATCGGCTCGATGCGAGCCATGCCACCGACGAAGGGCTTTTCATCCACAGCTCCTTCCTGGGCACAGGGCAATACATCGAAGGGCCGACGGATAAATTTTACGTCGTGCTGCACCACACCGCCGGCAACCATGATCCCTACGCCACGGTGCGTGCCTGGAACTCCGACATCCGGGGCCGTATCGCCACCCAGTTCGTCGTCGGCGGCATCGGCAAAAACGGAGAGAACAGCCTTGATGGCGAAGTCGTCCAATGTTTCCCGGACGAGGCCTGGGCCTACCACCTCGGCAAAAACAACAGCCCCCTGCTCCATCCGCACTCCATCGGCATTGAGATCTGCAACTACGGCTGGATTGAACCACGCGACGGCCGATTTTATACCTACGTCAACAGTGTACTCCCCGACAATCAGGTCGTGGATCTGGGATTTTCCTTCCGTGGCTACCGCTATTACCATAAATACAGTGAGGCCCAGATGGACGCGGTGCACAAACTGCTGCACGAAATCTCCCGGCGTCACCAACAGGTGAATCTCCAGCTTGGCTTGCCCCAATGGCTCAAGAGCCAGAGCCCTCAGGATGCCTTTGCCTTCAAGCGGGAGGCCTGCGATGGCACGGTTCGCGGCCTGCTGACCCACACCAACATCCGCCCGGACAAAACCGATTGCAGCCCGCAACCCCTGTTGGTTGACATGCTCAAAAGCCTGTAGGGTGATCGATACCAACCCGAGATCGCGCCATGGATTGATTCAGACGGCCACCGATTATTTGCCCAAAATGTTGGAGCATTCTCTCAATCTGCCGCCTTCCTATGCCAGAATGCACACACTCAAAGATGATGGCTTCGTGAAAAGTCAAAAACCTGAATGTCACGCATCGTGAAATCAGCAACTTGCGAAGCTCGAAACGTCGTTCTCGGGCCTTTTTACGAGAACGACAAAGATGGGAAAACAGCGCGACAACTCTTGGTTGAACAGCCGAGTCTGCTTGAGCAACAGATGCAGGCGATCGCCAATGACGTTCATGCCGGTAATATTGAGGCCCTGCAGGTGTACGGGAAATTTCTTGCGGAAAAATTTGGCAAAAGCAGTGAGCTGAGCCTGGAGAAGACTTGAAAACGACGTTTCGAGCTTCGCAACAGACTGATTTTATCCTATGGGATATTCAATTTTCTGGCTTTTAGCGAGGCCATCAACATAGAGCTCTCAGCACCTTGACCATGGAGCTCATCGCTGCTTTTTGTGGGGGAGAGGGAAGTTAAGCGGCAGTGCCCGGCGGGTTGGTGAAGGACACTGGGCGGATCACCCCGAACAGTTGTGATTGATCACTTGCCCAGTGTATTCACGGCCGGCAAGAACAGCGCCAAAGCCGGGAATTGCGGCCAGGGTACCGGGCTGAGCTGCCGCCAAATCCTCTGCTGTACTGTAGCCATGTTCGGTCAGTGCATGAGCGGTTTTGGGGCCGATTCCTTTTATCTCAGTGATGGGAATTGCCATGGAATACCTCCCAGGGGTACATGGTTGTTTTTTCTTGAAAAACACTGTCGCTCTACATCGACGAGATCGAAAACAGGGCGACAGCTCGGTGGTTGCCGAGGATATGTAGCCCCTTACGAAAAGAGTCCTCAAAAGAATGGCTTTCACGTCGGCGTCAGTGATTCCACAAGGAGCATACGTAGCTTTTTATAACCGATGTTGCGAGATTTTCTGCTTCCCTCTCCGATCGGGCCTACGGTTTCACCACGCTTCTGCCCCGTAAAGACCACTGCATGAGTGCGCCCTGTTCATTTTGCCCTTTTCCGCTCCATGCTGAGCCTCTCGATGCACATTCAGCGGAGGAGAAATCCCGTAACGGCTCATCTCAATTTTGGGCACCTCCACTCTTCTCGTTTCCCCCCCTGGCTCGCCCCGTATGTCGACCAATTTTTTCGTGCTCAATTTTGCTGAGGATTGATGTCGGTGCTGCTTTGTAGTCTGCCAATAATTCGGAGACGTTGGAAGTTATTTTATTTAGTTGTTTAAGGGAGTGAACAGTGATAAAAAAATTATTTTTTTAGGGGCCACTCTCCCCCCCATCTGCCCTGCGAGGCAAGTCTTTGTCTTTGCGGCCTGGGTCAAGATTTGAGCTACCTTTCCCTGGTCCAATGCTCTGCAAGACGATGGCTTTGTAAAATCTCAAAAACCTGAAAATCAGGACGTGTGAAGTCCGTGTGTTGCGAAGCTTGAAACGTCGTTTCCGCGGTTTTTTACGACAACGGCAGATAGAGCAACGTGTACTTTGCCAGGAGACTGTATTGACTCTGCACTGCGGTCGAATCTTACACTTCCCAAGAATAACTTCAACAGTGTGGAAAAAATTCACTGCAGATTCTCAAGGAATCATTTCATACTAGAAATATTTTTATTGATATTGCTTTAGGATGGTATGGCTAGGATACTTGCAATAGGTGACATACACGGATGTTATTCCGCCGTGCAGACACTTTGTGCTCTGTTAGATGTGCGTCCTGAGGATACGCTCGTGACTTTGGGGGATTACACTGGTAAGGGACCCGATAGTCGCAAGGTCATCGATTGGCTCATTCAAACACAACACCGCTGTAACCTCGTTACGATTTGCGGCAACAATGACCTGTTGATGAAAAATGCGAGAAAAAGCAAAAAACACCTTCAGCGATGGTTAAATGCCGGTGGGCAGGAGACCTTGCGATCCTATACTCCCAGAAACAGGAAGAAAGTATCGATCGATGATATACCGCACGATCATTGGCAATTTCTCGATCGTTTCCTCCAACCTATCTTTATCACTCCAAGTCATTTCTTCGTCCATGCAAATGTTGCCCCAGGTGTCGCCCTAGAGGAACAACCGGATTCCTATTTATTTTGGAAAAAATTCAAACGGCCAGTGTACCATTATTCAGGCAAGACCATGGTTTGTGGGCATACCTCGCAAAAAACAGGCCTACCCGATGTCTGCGGTCGGGCTATATGTATCGACACCAAAGCTTTTCATGAAAAAGGATGGTTATCCTGCCTGGATGTGGAAAACAATATCGTCTATCAGGCAAGCCAAAGAGGTAAAACCCGTCAATTCCGACTCAGCGGCATAGAAGATTTACTCGAGGCAAGTCAGGTTAATGTTCCTGTGCAACACAAACCGATCAAAATAGAACCCCAGCTGCTTTCTGCGGAGATTTCCCAGGAATTGCACAGAAGCAGTAAAGGGTTATAGGAGAGGGGCCCCAAAGGCCCCAAGATTCAGGTTTCTGCGTGGGGGGTCAAATGCGCGCTATCGCCTGACAGGCGAGACACGGCGACCGAGGGGGTTTGAAAGGATTTTTGCGGGAATCAGATGTACTGCCAGACTTTGCCGATTGTTGTTTCCATAACGGCAACGGCGCAAAGATCGCTGTAAGCGATTTCGACAAGCTCCGCCCGAAGCCTCCCCTCCTCCTGCCCTTTGTTGAAGGCCTCCATTACCGCAATGGCGTCACTGTGGGTGCGTGACTGTGGAGAACTGCCGTCATGCGTCCGGGGATGGTAGCCCATGTATATGGTTTTGACCTTTTCCGGTTCTCTGTTCATTTCCTATCCTCGTTGGTTTGTGGTTGTTCTGTGCTCGATCCTGGGGCCGGTGTCTTGCGAGGCCATCACAACTTATACACTAACTGCGACATTTGGTTAAGTCCGATGGTCTTCTCGGTGTGGCTCCAAACCACAATATACAGAATTCCGAAAAGCCATTTTCACCCCTTTGGCATAAAGAGACGTTGTTTGTGAAAGGCAAGCAGGTAGCCATTGATCTTGCCGATCAAATCGAGGGTCTCTGGATATTTTGGCGGTTTGCCGTTTGTGATCGAGCCTTGCCCGGCATTCCAGGCGGAGACGACCAGATCGAGTCTGCCGTCGTAGGCATGGTTGTATTTGGCAATCAGAGAGCAAGTGAGCAAAATATTGATGGCCGGATCGAAGAGGTCAATAGGCTGCAATGTCTGCAATCTTTCCCTGGAGACATAGCGAACCTCGATCCCTTTGGCAAGAAATTCTTGGGCTGCCTGTTTTGCCGTCGAATAGAGCAGTTGGCACAGGCCTAAAGCTTCTTTTTCGGAGACCGCAAATTGATCTCCGCCGGACTCCGCCAGCATTAAAGCGCGGATAAAATCAGGATTAACCGTGTATCCACGTCGTACATAGCTGAGCGAACTGAAATACTTGATGAGATATTCATGATTTTTCACTCGTTCCCTTTGATGGCTCGAAAGCTCGACATCACCATATTTTTTCAAATACAGCTCTATGGAGTTTCCGTGACCGGGTACCGGGAGCAGAGTAATTCCCAAAGCAAACAGCAGGTTCCTCCACACCGATGGCAACCGTATGAAATCCGTCAATTCCATTGTTCATCCCCTCTCAATGCCATTCCCACCGATCCCACCAAGGGTTCAGCCTCCATGATCTTTGCAACGGTAGATTTCCGCAACCAATAGCCGGGCATAGCCCTCAACAAATTATGCCGGAGCGACGTCTTGTAAGCAGACGGTCCCCTCCGACAGCATAACAGTCGTTCATTGACAGCCGCCGGCTTCCTTGTTTCTCGAATGTTTCGCGAGGTGGGAACGTGAGGGGGATATGTTACTTCTTTTTGCCCCCCTGACTGATCCATTCCTTCAGTATTGCCAATTCCCCTGGTGTCATTGGAGCCAACAGGGGATGCCCCTTCTTCATCTTGACATAGAGCACACTTGATTCGGCCCGACCAGGTTGGATGTATTTATGCAATTGTTTGTAAGAGTCGTCCCGGGTCATATCGAAACTTGCCCGGCCTCCAAAATGGCACTTCAGACATTTTTCATTGATTACGGGCTGAATTTCTTGGGAAAAGCTCACTTCCTCCCTCCCATGGGCCGAAAGGATCGAGCCCAGGAACACCAGCAGCGATATCGCACACACCCTGCATCTCTTTCGTTTTGACATGAATTCGCGCATTGCGGGGCCGGTATCAGAAATTGCAGAATTGTGACCGCTCGACAGCCTTGATTGCAATGCATTCGATCTCCACCAGCCAGCCCGGCCTGCAGACCGGTGCGAGGACGATCACCTTGGGTACGGTGCAAAACCGCTCTTGAAAAAACAGCTCCAGCACCGGCGCATCGGAGAGATCCCGCAGATAGACGATCATCTGGGCGATATCCTCAAGCGTCGCGCCACCGTCATCGAGCAGGGCGCCGATGTTCTCGAAGACCCGCTCCAACTGGCGGGAGACGTTCTGCTGATGGATAATCTCACCTTTGCTGTTGATACTCGCGGTGCCGGAGATATACAGATGCCTGCGGTCGCCGAAGTCGACGCTCGTCCCCCGTTCAAAGGTGACCCCGTATTCATGGGTCGGGTTCAGGTGGCTCAAAGCCTGAAGATACCTGACCTGCTCATGCTTCACCCTGGCAATCGCGTAGGCGTCCATGATCACCGAGACATTGGGATCGGCATGTCGGCCTTCGATACCGGTGCTGGCGATATAATGGGTATCCCTGGTCATCCCCAGGGTCTCGAACAACTCCCGCCGCGAACGCACCACGCCATGGTAATTGTAATCGATATCCTTGACGAACAGCCAGGTCCGGATGCAGTTATCCGTGAGGGTGCAGCCCTGTTCACGCAACGTCCCGTTCCATTGGGCAAAAACCGCTGCGGTCTGAGCGTAGGAGTCGCCTGCGGTTTCCTCGGCCATCATCTGCGAACGCCAGATGTGGGCATGGGATTCGCGCTTCACCACGAGCTGGTTCTCGGACCGCTCGACAAGTGGCTGACGCACACCGTCGTCCCTGATGGCATACAGCCACAGGGCGAGTTTGTTTCCGGTCAGCGGCGGTTGCTGCACAATGGAAAACAGGCAATTTTCCAACTCTTTCCGACAATACAGTGCCAGTGTTTCGAGATGATCTTCCTGATTCATGAAATCACTGACAAACAGCCGGGCGAAAACGGCGCAACCCGAGGGGATGCCCTGTTCCTGAAAAAAGCTCGATGTCGCCGCGAACACGGCCTCCAGCTCGCGTTCGAAACGATCCGGACTGCAGGTCCGTGCAGTCAGGTGAATTTCGGTGGTGTGGAGCCTCTGCAGGAGGGAGGCATCGATCTGTACGTTGTTGATTCTGGTATTGAGATACTTCATGCGACCGGTCCTCTGAAATGAGTCGACGGATGCTCCCCGGATCTTGCACCCGGCCCGCAACCGTGGGGACGAAATATGCCGATGCCGACGCCTCTGCGAAACCTGGTTATTTGCCCACAATGTAGGGCTACATGTTGACGAAAAACGCGGCAGTTTGAACTATAGCCGGTCATAA
Coding sequences within it:
- a CDS encoding peptidoglycan-binding protein; this translates as MIVKRGSKGEVVRAIQERLSIEIDGKFGPETDKAVKKFQEAHGLLVDGKVGPITLAALAIVPEEILATDRLDASHATDEGLFIHSSFLGTGQYIEGPTDKFYVVLHHTAGNHDPYATVRAWNSDIRGRIATQFVVGGIGKNGENSLDGEVVQCFPDEAWAYHLGKNNSPLLHPHSIGIEICNYGWIEPRDGRFYTYVNSVLPDNQVVDLGFSFRGYRYYHKYSEAQMDAVHKLLHEISRRHQQVNLQLGLPQWLKSQSPQDAFAFKREACDGTVRGLLTHTNIRPDKTDCSPQPLLVDMLKSL
- a CDS encoding lytic transglycosylase domain-containing protein; its protein translation is MELTDFIRLPSVWRNLLFALGITLLPVPGHGNSIELYLKKYGDVELSSHQRERVKNHEYLIKYFSSLSYVRRGYTVNPDFIRALMLAESGGDQFAVSEKEALGLCQLLYSTAKQAAQEFLAKGIEVRYVSRERLQTLQPIDLFDPAINILLTCSLIAKYNHAYDGRLDLVVSAWNAGQGSITNGKPPKYPETLDLIGKINGYLLAFHKQRLFMPKG
- a CDS encoding metallophosphoesterase — its product is MARILAIGDIHGCYSAVQTLCALLDVRPEDTLVTLGDYTGKGPDSRKVIDWLIQTQHRCNLVTICGNNDLLMKNARKSKKHLQRWLNAGGQETLRSYTPRNRKKVSIDDIPHDHWQFLDRFLQPIFITPSHFFVHANVAPGVALEEQPDSYLFWKKFKRPVYHYSGKTMVCGHTSQKTGLPDVCGRAICIDTKAFHEKGWLSCLDVENNIVYQASQRGKTRQFRLSGIEDLLEASQVNVPVQHKPIKIEPQLLSAEISQELHRSSKGL
- a CDS encoding Rid family hydrolase — encoded protein: MKYLNTRINNVQIDASLLQRLHTTEIHLTARTCSPDRFERELEAVFAATSSFFQEQGIPSGCAVFARLFVSDFMNQEDHLETLALYCRKELENCLFSIVQQPPLTGNKLALWLYAIRDDGVRQPLVERSENQLVVKRESHAHIWRSQMMAEETAGDSYAQTAAVFAQWNGTLREQGCTLTDNCIRTWLFVKDIDYNYHGVVRSRRELFETLGMTRDTHYIASTGIEGRHADPNVSVIMDAYAIARVKHEQVRYLQALSHLNPTHEYGVTFERGTSVDFGDRRHLYISGTASINSKGEIIHQQNVSRQLERVFENIGALLDDGGATLEDIAQMIVYLRDLSDAPVLELFFQERFCTVPKVIVLAPVCRPGWLVEIECIAIKAVERSQFCNF
- a CDS encoding helix-hairpin-helix domain-containing protein, with protein sequence MAIPITEIKGIGPKTAHALTEHGYSTAEDLAAAQPGTLAAIPGFGAVLAGREYTGQVINHNCSG